A stretch of Desulfovibrio sp. UIB00 DNA encodes these proteins:
- the rapZ gene encoding RNase adapter RapZ codes for MKDSAQIPATDSTLAAKPDADAPVPGVDVQVCIVTGLSGAGKSTALKVFEDMGHFVVDGLPVSLVMEMVDMMSRPSMSHFKGIALGMDLRQSNFVEDINDCLSMLAGKNIRPMLLFLEANNQELIRRYASTRRPHPLEREGMGLEAALLAERSSLRPLREMADLVIDTSRFSIHDLRRAIQKRWSGNKGKLRAIRVNVISFGFKYGVPREADLVFDLRFLANPYFVEELRPMSGKDKPVADYVFNSPHAREYRDKLVDLLFFMLPLMEAEGRYRITVAVGCTGGRHRSVAMAEEILQALRQADYPAFLEHRHLELG; via the coding sequence ATGAAGGATTCCGCGCAGATACCCGCCACAGATTCCACCCTTGCCGCAAAGCCTGATGCCGACGCGCCCGTTCCCGGCGTGGATGTGCAGGTGTGCATTGTCACGGGCCTTTCCGGCGCTGGCAAAAGCACAGCGCTCAAGGTTTTTGAAGACATGGGCCATTTTGTGGTCGATGGGCTGCCCGTGAGCCTTGTCATGGAAATGGTGGACATGATGTCGCGCCCCTCCATGAGCCACTTCAAGGGTATTGCTCTGGGTATGGATCTGCGCCAGAGCAATTTTGTGGAAGATATCAACGATTGCCTGAGCATGCTCGCGGGCAAAAACATCCGCCCCATGCTGCTTTTTCTTGAGGCCAACAATCAGGAACTCATTCGCCGCTATGCCTCGACCCGCCGCCCGCATCCGCTGGAGCGCGAGGGCATGGGCCTTGAGGCGGCGCTGCTGGCAGAGCGCAGCAGCCTGCGCCCCCTGCGTGAAATGGCTGATCTGGTCATCGACACCTCGCGTTTCTCCATCCACGACCTGCGGCGCGCCATTCAGAAGCGCTGGAGCGGCAACAAGGGCAAGCTGCGGGCCATCAGGGTCAACGTGATTTCTTTCGGTTTCAAATATGGTGTGCCGCGTGAGGCTGATCTGGTTTTTGACCTGCGTTTTCTGGCAAATCCCTATTTTGTGGAAGAGCTGCGGCCCATGAGCGGCAAGGACAAACCCGTTGCCGACTATGTGTTCAATTCGCCCCATGCCCGCGAATATCGCGACAAGCTGGTTGATCTGCTGTTTTTTATGCTGCCGCTCATGGAGGCCGAAGGCCGCTACCGCATAACCGTGGCCGTGGGCTGTACCGGCGGCCGCCACCGCTCTGTGGCAATGGCCGAAGAAATTTTACAGGCGCTGCGGCAGGCTGATTATCCGGCTTTTCTGGAGCATCGGCACCTTGAACTTGGCTAA
- a CDS encoding PTS sugar transporter subunit IIA, whose amino-acid sequence MTDENKKTQVGIILVSHADYGSAMLRTAEFILGQQSDCSSISVDVAHEVSETVRRLTDATQRLDKGAGVIILTDMFGGTPTNLALSLLATHKVEVVTGVNLPMLLKVFTSRDKELEEVARIAGEAGAKGIVVAGSMLRNKARDKADS is encoded by the coding sequence ATGACGGACGAAAACAAGAAGACTCAGGTTGGAATCATTCTGGTTTCGCATGCCGACTATGGTTCGGCCATGCTGCGCACCGCCGAATTCATACTCGGGCAGCAGAGCGATTGCAGCTCCATCAGTGTTGACGTGGCGCACGAGGTTTCCGAAACCGTTCGCCGCCTTACGGACGCAACCCAGCGGCTCGACAAGGGCGCGGGCGTCATTATTCTTACCGATATGTTTGGCGGCACGCCCACCAATCTTGCGCTTTCGCTGCTGGCAACCCACAAGGTCGAGGTTGTTACCGGCGTGAACCTGCCCATGCTGCTCAAGGTGTTTACCTCGCGCGACAAGGAGCTTGAAGAAGTGGCCCGCATCGCTGGCGAGGCAGGCGCAAAAGGTATTGTGGTTGCGGGCAGCATGCTGCGCAACAAAGCCCGTGATAAAGCCGATAGCTAG
- a CDS encoding PTS sugar transporter subunit IIB: MWFRVDNRLVHGQVIEAWLPYTGARHLVVANDELADDIMRQQIIELAVPQRVMTHFISVKELAATLNSCGDDCFVLFANCQDARRACDAGILMQVLNMGNLHYAPDKLQVLPHVALSAQDREDLHVIQDHLVQLDFRCVPTETVRGPNDQLF; encoded by the coding sequence ATGTGGTTTCGCGTGGACAATCGCCTGGTTCACGGCCAGGTCATCGAAGCCTGGTTACCCTACACAGGGGCGCGACATCTGGTGGTAGCCAACGACGAACTTGCGGACGACATAATGCGGCAGCAGATAATTGAACTGGCAGTGCCGCAGCGCGTGATGACCCACTTCATCAGCGTAAAGGAACTGGCGGCCACGCTCAATTCATGCGGTGATGACTGTTTTGTGCTGTTTGCCAATTGTCAGGATGCGCGGCGCGCCTGTGACGCGGGTATCCTCATGCAGGTGCTGAACATGGGCAACCTGCACTACGCGCCGGACAAGCTACAGGTGCTGCCCCATGTGGCCCTTTCCGCACAGGACAGGGAAGACCTGCACGTTATACAGGATCATCTTGTGCAGCTTGATTTTCGCTGCGTTCCCACAGAGACAGTTAGAGGCCCCAATGACCAACTTTTCTGA
- a CDS encoding DUF262 domain-containing protein, producing MASRANLVNLDAMIKRADFASEETDDSSFDNVSTISLRDFTKGALIGPRLRKPDFQRETSHWNPQQVVSLLECFTSGDLIPSVILWKSSSALFVIDGGHRLSALRAWIEDDYGDGPLSQAYFGGEISEEQKKIAQTTRKLVNSKIGSWVDIEERIESEDPSERKMMTAIASRGLPIQWVKGDADKAENSFFKINTKGTPLDEVEELLLKCRKCAIPIAARAIIRSGKGHKYWSAFPKECSLQIEENAKKLHIILFEPEIKRPIKTLDLPLGGSKGVRTALQVLIEFLLIANRDQSGIPQKIAEMHEDSTGSETVKVLDRGIRLANRITGNDGGSLGLHPAVYFYGPSGHHSSPMFMGTVKLIGKKISNNDQTFFKKFTSIRPQLELILIKYKDTIASILQKHISTKRIDVYASLLESIINTLLNSNQVDENFLIDASGLKGKLIIGTEKNNTLTFSENTKSEVFIHKALSSALKCPVCDGYLDAEKSVSYDHIKRVREEGKGSIDNCQLTHPFCNQSVKQ from the coding sequence ATGGCTAGCAGAGCAAACTTGGTAAACCTTGATGCAATGATAAAAAGGGCTGATTTTGCATCTGAAGAAACTGATGACTCTTCCTTTGACAATGTATCAACTATTTCTTTGAGAGATTTTACAAAAGGAGCATTAATTGGACCTCGCTTAAGAAAACCCGATTTTCAAAGAGAAACCAGTCATTGGAATCCTCAACAAGTAGTCTCACTTCTAGAATGTTTTACTAGTGGCGACTTAATTCCATCGGTAATTTTGTGGAAGTCTTCTTCTGCCTTATTTGTTATTGATGGTGGACATCGCTTAAGTGCTCTTCGGGCTTGGATAGAAGATGATTATGGTGATGGTCCCCTTTCTCAAGCATATTTTGGTGGAGAAATATCAGAAGAACAAAAAAAAATTGCTCAAACCACAAGAAAACTTGTTAATAGCAAAATTGGAAGTTGGGTGGACATTGAGGAAAGAATCGAAAGTGAAGATCCTAGTGAAAGAAAAATGATGACGGCAATCGCATCACGTGGGCTTCCCATCCAATGGGTAAAAGGGGATGCTGATAAAGCTGAAAATTCTTTTTTCAAAATAAATACAAAAGGAACTCCTTTAGATGAAGTAGAGGAGCTTTTGCTTAAGTGCAGAAAATGCGCCATTCCAATCGCAGCACGAGCCATTATTCGTTCCGGAAAAGGACATAAATATTGGTCAGCTTTTCCTAAAGAATGCTCTCTACAAATTGAAGAAAACGCAAAAAAGCTACACATTATTTTATTTGAACCCGAGATAAAAAGACCGATAAAAACTCTTGATCTTCCGCTCGGCGGGTCAAAAGGGGTAAGAACGGCCCTCCAAGTTCTGATCGAATTTTTATTAATCGCAAACAGAGATCAATCTGGCATTCCCCAAAAAATAGCAGAGATGCATGAAGATTCGACTGGTAGCGAAACCGTCAAAGTTCTAGACAGAGGGATACGTCTTGCAAATAGGATCACAGGTAACGACGGGGGCAGCCTAGGCCTCCATCCAGCAGTCTATTTTTATGGCCCGTCTGGGCATCATTCTAGTCCAATGTTTATGGGGACTGTAAAGCTCATTGGAAAAAAAATATCTAATAATGATCAAACATTTTTTAAAAAATTCACCTCCATTCGACCACAACTTGAACTAATACTTATTAAATATAAAGATACAATTGCTTCGATTTTGCAAAAGCACATCAGTACAAAGCGTATAGATGTGTATGCTTCTTTGCTGGAATCTATCATCAACACACTTTTAAATTCCAATCAAGTTGATGAAAACTTCCTTATTGATGCTTCTGGACTCAAAGGAAAACTTATTATTGGAACTGAAAAAAACAATACGCTTACATTTAGTGAAAACACAAAAAGTGAAGTTTTTATTCACAAAGCGCTTTCATCAGCTTTAAAATGCCCTGTATGTGATGGATATTTAGACGCTGAAAAATCTGTTTCATATGATCATATCAAACGAGTGCGTGAAGAAGGGAAAGGAAGTATCGATAATTGTCAACTGACACATCCTTTTTGCAATCAGTCTGTGAAGCAATGA